In Maylandia zebra isolate NMK-2024a linkage group LG12, Mzebra_GT3a, whole genome shotgun sequence, a single genomic region encodes these proteins:
- the LOC101479105 gene encoding UDP-glucuronosyltransferase 2A2 isoform X2: MSKADIWLIRTYWDFEFPRPFLPNFKYVGGIHCRPAKPLPEDLEEFVQSSGDDGIVIFTLGSIINNVTKEKANMIASGLAQIPQKVLWRYKGEKPETLGANTQIYDWIPQNDLLGHPKARAFITHGGTNGIYEAIYHGVPMVGIPMFGDQPDNMVHMKAKGAAVILNVNFMTTEDLRDAVNTVINDKSYKENVMRLSSIHHDRPMSALEEAVFWIEFTLRNKGAKHLRVQAHELTWYQYLSLDVLGFFLTIVLLIIFIFIKTCSFCWHRCCVRRGKTKRKAE; encoded by the exons ATGAGTAAAGCAGACATCTGGTTAATTCGAACCTACTGGGATTTTGAATTCCCTCGTCCTTTCCTCCCCAACTTCAAATATGTTGGTGGGATCCACTGCAGACCTGCTAAACCTTTACCAGAG GATCTGGAGGAATTTGTGCAGAGTTCTGGAGATGATGGCATTGTGATCTTCACTTTAGGATCAATCATCAACAACGTCACCAAGGAGAAGGCAAACATGATAGCCTCAGGCCTCGCTCAGATCCCacaaaag GTGCTGTGGAGATACAAAGGAGAAAAGCCAGAAACTTTGGGTGCCAACACTCAAATATATGATTGGATTCCTCAGAATGACCTCCTGG GTCACCCTAAAGCTAGAGCTTTCATCACCCATGGAGGCACAAACGGGATTTATGAAGCCATCTACCACGGCGTTCCCATGGTGGGCATCCCCATGTTTGGTGACCAGCCAGACAACATGGTCCATATGAAGGCTAAAGGAGCTGCAGTTATTCTCAATGTGAATTTCATGACAACTGAAGATCTTAGAGATGCAGTCAACACAGTCATCAATGACAAATC gtacaaagaaaatgttatGCGGCTGTCCAGCATCCACCACGACAGACCCATGAGTGCTCTGGAAGAGGCAGTATTCTGGATCGAGTTCACACTGAGAAACAAAGGGGCCAAGCACCTGAGGGTCCAGGCCCATGAACTCACCTGGTACCAGTATCTCAGCCTGGATGTCCTGGGCTTCTTCCTCACTATAGTTCTACTCATCATATTCATCTTCATCAAGACCTGCAGTTTCTGCTGGCACAGGTGTTGTGTCAGGAGAGGAAAGACAAAAAGGAAGGCTGAATAA
- the LOC101479105 gene encoding UDP-glucuronosyltransferase 2A2 isoform X1 → MELRLSACILLVLCVTSCANGGNILVWYTEGSHWINMKLVLETLVDRGHQVTVLVPSSSMYMNTNEPARFHYEPFNVTFSLEAMEEFLEEFLQFNVYEIDYMSYWELYIRFIDIMKTDLQFSIQYLDGVVKSEAVMKKLKGGNYDLLLADPIYPGSDLVADILGIPLVFSLRFSLANNWERHCGQMPAPPSFVPGAMSKLTDKMDFSERVWNFLFYTLQDIVIDQFSWRILDRYYSDVKGTPTSACELMSKADIWLIRTYWDFEFPRPFLPNFKYVGGIHCRPAKPLPEDLEEFVQSSGDDGIVIFTLGSIINNVTKEKANMIASGLAQIPQKVLWRYKGEKPETLGANTQIYDWIPQNDLLGHPKARAFITHGGTNGIYEAIYHGVPMVGIPMFGDQPDNMVHMKAKGAAVILNVNFMTTEDLRDAVNTVINDKSYKENVMRLSSIHHDRPMSALEEAVFWIEFTLRNKGAKHLRVQAHELTWYQYLSLDVLGFFLTIVLLIIFIFIKTCSFCWHRCCVRRGKTKRKAE, encoded by the exons ATGGAGctgcgtctctctgcctgcATCCTGCTGGTACTTTGTGTGACATCGTGTGCAAATGGAGGGAACATTTTGGTGTGGTACACCGAAGGCAGCCACTGGATAAACATGAAGCTTGTTCTGGAGACATTGGTTGACAGGGGACACCAGGTGACTGTACTGGTCCCGAGCTCGTCAATGTACATGAACACCAATGAACCTGCCCGCTTTCACTATGAGCCCTTCAATGTCACTTTCTCATTGGAGGCTATGGAGGAGTTTCTAGAAGAGTTCCTCCAATTCAATGTATATGAGATTGATTATATGAGCTACTGGGAGCTCTACATCAGATTCATTGACATAATGAAAACTGACCTGCAGTTTTCTATCCAGTATTTGGACGGTGTGGTGAAATCAGAAGCCGTCATGAAGAAGTTGAAAGGGGGAAATTATGACCTTCTCTTGGCTGACCCCATCTACCCTGGCAGTGACTTGGTAGCAGATATTTTGGGGATCCCACTCGTCTTCTCCTTGCGCTTCTCCTTAGCTAATAACTGGGAGAGGCATTGTGGTCAGATGCCTGCTCCACCATCCTTTGTTCCCGGTGCTATGAGCAAACTCACAGATAAGATGGACTTCTCAGAGAGAGTGTGGAACTTTCTCTTCTACACTCTCCAAGACATCGTGATTGATCAGTTTTCTTGGAGAATATTAGACAGATATTACTCTGATGTCAAAG GAACTCCCACCAGTGCCTGTGAGTTGATGAGTAAAGCAGACATCTGGTTAATTCGAACCTACTGGGATTTTGAATTCCCTCGTCCTTTCCTCCCCAACTTCAAATATGTTGGTGGGATCCACTGCAGACCTGCTAAACCTTTACCAGAG GATCTGGAGGAATTTGTGCAGAGTTCTGGAGATGATGGCATTGTGATCTTCACTTTAGGATCAATCATCAACAACGTCACCAAGGAGAAGGCAAACATGATAGCCTCAGGCCTCGCTCAGATCCCacaaaag GTGCTGTGGAGATACAAAGGAGAAAAGCCAGAAACTTTGGGTGCCAACACTCAAATATATGATTGGATTCCTCAGAATGACCTCCTGG GTCACCCTAAAGCTAGAGCTTTCATCACCCATGGAGGCACAAACGGGATTTATGAAGCCATCTACCACGGCGTTCCCATGGTGGGCATCCCCATGTTTGGTGACCAGCCAGACAACATGGTCCATATGAAGGCTAAAGGAGCTGCAGTTATTCTCAATGTGAATTTCATGACAACTGAAGATCTTAGAGATGCAGTCAACACAGTCATCAATGACAAATC gtacaaagaaaatgttatGCGGCTGTCCAGCATCCACCACGACAGACCCATGAGTGCTCTGGAAGAGGCAGTATTCTGGATCGAGTTCACACTGAGAAACAAAGGGGCCAAGCACCTGAGGGTCCAGGCCCATGAACTCACCTGGTACCAGTATCTCAGCCTGGATGTCCTGGGCTTCTTCCTCACTATAGTTCTACTCATCATATTCATCTTCATCAAGACCTGCAGTTTCTGCTGGCACAGGTGTTGTGTCAGGAGAGGAAAGACAAAAAGGAAGGCTGAATAA